DNA from Pseudomonadota bacterium:
GATCGCCCGCAGATAAAGGTGATATCCGCCCCCAATTTTTTTTCTGACAACGCCAGCTCTACTGCCGGTTCAGACCGTTCAGTCCATTTCCAGTTGCTGAGCAGGTGGAAAATTTTCATCGTTTATAATAATTCAGTATTTTTTTTACCGCGGTGACTACATCATACGTATCTTGTTTGGTCATTCCCGAGGATAGCGGTAGAGAAAGCGTTCGGTCGGAAATGAAGGTTGCGTTTGGGAGTCTGCTATCGGGAATTCCAAATCTATCCTGATAATATGGTTGTCTATGTATCGAGATATAATGCACGCCGACACCTATGTTTTCTTTGGTCAGTGCATCAATCACCGCATCTCTGCTGACGTGCAAGTTGTTTATATCCAGAATCAAAGTGTAAAGATGTCGGGCGTGACGTCCCGGCGAATCCGTGGGAGATTGTGGTATGATTGGTAGTGAGGCAAATTCCTGGTCATAGATTTTCCATATTTTCTGACGTATTTTGAGATTCTCTTCAATACGCTGCAGTTGATGCAGGCCGAACGCCGCCTGAATGTCAGTCATATTATATTTAAAACCTGGCTCTATTACTTCATAGTGTTTGTATCCATCGTCGGAAAATCGTTTCCACGCATCTTTTGTTAAACCGTGAAGGCTCAACCGCCTGATTCTGCTGATGGCCTCTTCGTTATTGGTGGTTACCAACCCGCCTTCCACCGTTGTCATGTTTTTGGTGACATAAAAGCTGAAACAGGAAAAATCTGCCATTGAGCCTATTTTTTCCTGTCCGTAATAGGCTTCGATTGCGTGGGCACAATCATCAATAATAATAAGGTTGTGTTTCCTGGCAATTTCACGAATAGCATTCATATTACAGGGTCGTCCGGCAAAATGTACCGGCAGAATAGCCCGGGTTTTTGGAGTGATGCAAGCCTCAATGGCATCAGGTGAGATATTGAGGGTCTCCAAGTCAATATCGGCGAAAATTGGTATTGCGCCGGCATGACAAATAACATTACTGGTGGCGCAAAAAGTCATGGGCGTCGTGATTACCTCATCCGCGGCTTGAATATCTCCGGCAATTACAGAGAGATGGAGGGCAGCCGTACAGGAATTTACCGCCTGCGCGTAATTGGCGGTTACATACTTTCTAAAATTTTCCTGGAATTGCGCCGTTTTAGGTCCTGTTCCTACCCAGCCTGAGCGGATGGAGTCGAGAACCTCGCCAATCTCAGCCTCACGAATGTCCGGTCGGCCAAATACCAGAAAAGTATTCCTGACCGATGTTCCACCTTCACTTGCGGGTATGCTGGACATTTTGTAATTC
Protein-coding regions in this window:
- a CDS encoding DegT/DnrJ/EryC1/StrS aminotransferase family protein — its product is MSSIPASEGGTSVRNTFLVFGRPDIREAEIGEVLDSIRSGWVGTGPKTAQFQENFRKYVTANYAQAVNSCTAALHLSVIAGDIQAADEVITTPMTFCATSNVICHAGAIPIFADIDLETLNISPDAIEACITPKTRAILPVHFAGRPCNMNAIREIARKHNLIIIDDCAHAIEAYYGQEKIGSMADFSCFSFYVTKNMTTVEGGLVTTNNEEAISRIRRLSLHGLTKDAWKRFSDDGYKHYEVIEPGFKYNMTDIQAAFGLHQLQRIEENLKIRQKIWKIYDQEFASLPIIPQSPTDSPGRHARHLYTLILDINNLHVSRDAVIDALTKENIGVGVHYISIHRQPYYQDRFGIPDSRLPNATFISDRTLSLPLSSGMTKQDTYDVVTAVKKILNYYKR